In the Glycine max cultivar Williams 82 chromosome 6, Glycine_max_v4.0, whole genome shotgun sequence genome, AcacaactaattaattaaatctaaaaggAAGAAGCATCGGGACATGTTTGGACATAGGTCCCACAGTGAAAATCTCCAAGCCCAAGATCATAATTATTCAATCATGATACTATCTTTTGGAACTTAAGTTAGTGAAATGAAATTTATAAGATTGATTTTTGCTCTTTGATTAAGGGTACGATTCATAATAGATAATACATGTTGCCACATATAGGAGTttaatcaattttcttaaaagttttttttttttttttttttttttttttttttttatatgtgggACATTACCCTGTGCAGTACAAAATGGAGTCTGCAAAAATGGAAGAACCATCCACGAATGTTACACGTCCATCCTCTTGAAGGGTCTCTATCTGCACAAGTTACCACATGTTATGAGGATAGCAAAGTTAGTATTCAATactttgtttatataaatttttcaataaacatttataagtaaaataaaatgaatttctctTCGAGTTAATATCAACTTATCCATTTTAACTTTTGCAAAAGCTTTTATTACTTCTCCAAAAGTTGAAGTGATAAGATAATTTTAACTCatgaaaaaagtttaatttttttttctataaatacttATGAAAAAGTTTATTCTACCAGacttaaatatttatgttttactTGGGATAAGAACTTGAAGTGATACCTGTGGATGAAGATGAAAGTTGGCATGTTTGGATATGACTTTAGACAAACCCTCAGAGATGTTAAGAGATCTGGAACTCATATGGACTTCCTTCGCTACATCCACAAGCTCTATTGATATGTCTTGCCCACTCAAGGAATTTCCAACCACTACCACAATCTGTTAAAGGAAAATTTGTAAGTAAGTTTTAAGAGTGCTTATTTAAAGCATGaattagggggggggggggggggggggtgttagAATATGACAGCCAAACAAACAATATTTCTCACTGTTAAACTAATGCACATGTTCCTGCTCCAAACTCATACGTATATGCTAATTTCAAACTCTTCAATtattgagaaacaaaaaaaaaagagattgcATGTCATATACCTCATTGCGGAATGGTTCTGGGGTCCTGTAAATGTGACTATGCATCTGTTTCCTTTTCCATGTATCCATTCCTGAGCATCACAAAGacagaaactaaaataattatgcTTGATCTtgcaatgtaaaaataattttcttttatcgaTAATTATTAATCGttagaatgttagttttgttaaaaaaaggaGATTGAACCAGCAATCTTTTCTCTTTCCATTTTCTGTTAACCACCTAATCCACCTTATATTTCCTAGAATggaatgtaaaaataaatggatgaaaaacttatattttttatcatttggagAACTTATATATACATCATAACCAATTATGAGATAGAGAGATCAAGAGATAACTCTTTGACTTACCTTGAATGGAGGGCAATCTTGGTTGAGAGTAATGACCAGTGGCAACAACAACTGCATCAAACACCTCTTCCACCACCTTCTCACTCTTCTTATCAACACTTCTAACAACCCACTTCAAATCATTACTACAAACACCATAATCCAACATTCCCACATAATCCACCCTTGTGTTGAATCTTATCATCTCTCTCAAGCCAAAATGATCACAAAAGTCCTTCAAGTACATAAGAAGCTCAGTGTGGCTAGGGAACCTCCTCATGTCTCTACCCTTCTTGACCAAAAAGGGAAAATCAGTGAATCCCATGATCTCACGTGGAGATGTGAGCCTCAAAGATTCATAGATGCTGCTATGAACCTTTAGAAACGGCTTTTTTCCTAAAGGGTCCTCTCCTTCAACATTTAATTCATATAGCCACTGTCCTCCAACATCATGATTCTGCTCCAACAAAGCCACACTATGACCCTCTTTTCTCAACTCTCTTGCAGCCACTAGCCCTGATGGTCCTGCTCCAACCACACACACGTTCTTGGTTTGGCTTTGGAGTGTCTCAGAAACCATGGTGGTTGGTTGGTTGGTTGGTAAGTGAAAGAGTAAGTAAGTAACCAAGGTGGAataggtggtggtggtgatggtgaGAATTTCAAAAGCAAGAAGGTGGTTTTTCATGGAATGTGGGGAAATGTGTTGGAGCTAATGGGGGCCTTTTATAGTTGAAATATGTTTCACGTAGCCAAAGGGTAACCATAATTTGAGGGATTGCGATGGTTTGCTGGCTGGGAGACACACGTGATCATGTAAAATCAATGTTTTGAAATCTGTCCACTTTTTTCAAGTTTGGACTTCAATAGTACCACCCTGGACTCTTCTACTTTTACGTTGAATACTTACCTCTCTATGCTCTTCCATATTTACCAAATTACAACACCGAAAATGTACATCAGCGGACATGATATGAAATCGTTTCTAACTTAACCAGTAATTTCAACATTAAATGTTGAATATATAACTGCATTAGATATATGAGGaaaaaagttttattgtttaaaataatcttaCTCTTCTCAGGTATGATTGTCTCTCATAAAAGATATATGTAAGTTATACttcaaatatatttacaaaattagtaaatgtattaattttaggtttaattaagtttttcatatttGAAATATAGATTATTTTCGGATTACTATCTAACATTCATTTTAAGTAccttgaaaaaatttattaattgtcgTTAGTCATCTTTCCTTAAGTGATGACGTGACACGCGAAGTGTCACGCCTCGTCACGGAGACATTATTATGTCACCACCTTCAATGACATGTCATTGACAAGGTGTGATGACATGACACTATATATTACGCCATCACTTAACGGAAGAGAATTAATAATAGGtagtaaattgaaattaaattttttttaggtatgtatttgacaaaaaaaataaaattttaggtagtaatatgaaaaagacatattttttcaggtatgaaaaacttatttaagtcaatctgaaaaataattttttagttaataaatgaTAAGGAggatttttatcaaaataaataatttaattttagataaaatgataaatgataaattttattattttattgaaaatgaaaatgataatcGTAAATTTAAGTTacgtttaattataatttaataagaaaaattcat is a window encoding:
- the LOC100783371 gene encoding flavin-containing monooxygenase FMO GS-OX-like 9 — translated: MKNHLLAFEILTITTTTYSTLVTYLLFHLPTNQPTTMVSETLQSQTKNVCVVGAGPSGLVAARELRKEGHSVALLEQNHDVGGQWLYELNVEGEDPLGKKPFLKVHSSIYESLRLTSPREIMGFTDFPFLVKKGRDMRRFPSHTELLMYLKDFCDHFGLREMIRFNTRVDYVGMLDYGVCSNDLKWVVRSVDKKSEKVVEEVFDAVVVATGHYSQPRLPSIQGMDTWKRKQMHSHIYRTPEPFRNEIVVVVGNSLSGQDISIELVDVAKEVHMSSRSLNISEGLSKVISKHANFHLHPQIETLQEDGRVTFVDGSSIFADSILYCTGYSYAFPFLDTKGMVVVDDDRVGPLYEHTFPPSLAPSLSFIGIPRKIIGFPFFESQAIWIAQLLSGKRVLPSWEEMMKSIKEFYHSREAAGIPKHCTHEIANFEYCDKYGDNVGFPRIEEWRKQLCLSALINSDANLETYRDSWDDHELLKEALQSPHFTQLGLEDSPM